Part of the Aureitalea marina genome, CCCAGGAAATAGCCCTGACTTTAGATCAGGTTATTCAAGCTTATGAATTTGACCTCAGCAATAATAAGAGGTTGGAACGTGTTCGAGATCTATTCGTTTTTGGATGTGCAACAGGAATGAGATACAGCAACTATTCAAAAGTCAAACAAAGTGACGTTTACAACGATCATATTAATATCCGTGATAAAAAAAACTCAAATAAGCTACTTAATATACCTCTGAATGATTTCTCCAAGGCCATACTTAAAAAGTACGATTACGACCTCCCTGTCATCGCCAATCAAAAATTCAATGATTACATCAAGGAAGTTTTTAAAGCCCTAGGATATGACCAGTTAGTTAAAAAAACAACCAAGATTGGGAATGAAATCATTGAAAGTGAAACTCCTTTATTTCAGCGTATCTCTAGCCATACTGCGCGCAGAAGCTTTATTACTATTATGAAAAACAAGAAGATCCCTGATAAAGTGATTATGAGCTATACAGGTCATAAAAGCCTAGAGATCTTTAATAAGTACTATAAACCGAATGAAGAAGACAAAGTCGACTTTATGAATTCGGTATGGAAACTCTAAGTTTATGATAGATTTTGACGATATCAACAATGTAATAGAGGATTACGATCTGACATCCTCTGCATCTTATTCTGATAAATCTTATAAAGAAAATAGGCTGTATGATATTAATATGAAAGCATACAACTTGGTCCGCTCAATGACAAATCTGTCAAATCATATTGAGTCTACTCTGAAGAAAACCTATGATCAGGAATCAAGACTAAAGGAAGAGTATTTCATGGCAGTTCAAGCGGACATTGCTTACACTAATCCTCATCTTACTTCTAAAGATCAATTAAATAAGACCTGGGATTCAATTAATGATTCTTTTCAAAAAGACAAATCTGTCCTGAAAAAAGCAATAGACTATGCTGATCTATCATCTTCAAAGGATAGAATATTATTTTTAAGTGACTTCATAGTTCAACAAATCAAATCAGCTTACCCATACATTAATGGGTTAAGAATATTGAAAAGTTTCAGGATCGGTTCAGAAAATACTGTTGCTATATGTGGTCTTATTAAGGAACGAATAGAGTCTGTCAAACCTAGAAAAGCTCCAAGGTCCAGGACACCAACCGCTCTACATTATGCACTCAAGGTCTATTACTTACAACAATCTAAATACATGGAATATTTTGAAAACCATCCATCTGGTGTACTAGCAGGGATCAAGGAATTTGTAAATGGCCGCGATTATCATTTAAAGTCTGATAAGAACTTTCAGCAGACTTATAATAAAATTTCAAATTATTCTACGAATCGAATTTCTAAGCAAAATGCTCCAAAAATTAAATTTGTAATAGAGCATATGCTAATCGGCTATCCTAAAGCCATTGAAATCGCTGAAGAAGAACTCCAAAAAGCTATATCAAAGAATAAGTATGATTAATTGGTAAGCCTTACATTAGGCTTACCTCATACCCCAGTCTTTAAGTTTGAACAAAATTTAAAGATAGAATTATGTATTCAAATCCTTTCGATCAGATTGACCACCGTCTTAAGAGTATTGAAGAGGTTCTTACGGAATTAAACAAGAAAACCTCAGAAAATAGACCTGTAAACTACACGGTTAAAGAGACTGCTGAAATTCTAAAGGTCAGTGAACAGTCTATTCGGAGTTATATCAACCGAGGTCTTTTACCTGCTGCAAGAATTGGTAGACACTATGTCATCGACAAAGAGGTCATTGACAACCTGGATTCTGTTAAATCATTACGATATCAGCGAACTAAATAAAATCAATCATGAATCCTCTGGAGAAAAAATTTGTGGAAGTCCATAAGAAACTTGATGAATTGCTCATAAGGAAAAAGCTGCGAGATGAAGTTCCGGCAATGTATCATTTATTCAAAGAAAAGGAAGTCGCTGAAATCTTTAAGGTCAACATTCGAACAATTAAGAACTGGAGGAGACAGGGACTTCTGGGTCACGTTAAATTAACAGCGGGTATATATTATAAACTGCCAGACATAATGTTCTTAATAGACCAACACTATGAGCCAGCTAAAAGTTTCGAATAAAATAAGTTATCAAAAAGTACCATGCGAAGCTTTCTTTGATGCTCAACAAAACCAAAGAACACACCTTCTTAAATTGTTTATTGTTTTAAAGCTTTACTTCCCCGAAGGAAAGACCAGACTAAATCAATCTGTGATTGAGCAAATAGCCTTTATAATGGATGCGAAATCCACATCAAATGTAGAATCAAATATCGAGAAACTAATTGAACTGAAATGGATAAGAACAAATCACAAAACCGGATATACAATTTTCTTTTCATGGGATCACTTGCGTTCCCAGAATTCCTGGTACATAAAACGTGCAATGCCGGTTGGATGGGACAATTACAAAAAAATTAAAGCATTAACAGGGGCCGTGATCTATGGTTATTTGTACCTAGATTTCTGGATTAAACTAAGACGAAAGAAACGCGTTCGAATTAAAAGCCGAACCTATCAGTTTCTGTCGGTTAGGTTTGATTATAGAAATACACCGGCTCCTGTTTCTATATATGGAATTGAAAAAATTTTTAATATTCCAAAATCTACAGCCTCCTTGCTCAAGAAAGAAGCACAGTGTGAAAATTATTTAAAGGTCATTAAGGATTTTTCAGATCCTATCGGTAGCAAAAGAGAAATGCTTCAATGGTGCAAATTGAATGACTTAAAAGAATCCATTGTCTATTATGAAGGAAATTATCATTTTCAACTAATTGACCTTATCCTTCCGCAATTTTCATTTAAGAAACGTAAATCCATTGAACCATAACATAAAAGCTTAATAGCATATCATCAGAATATTCCGAAGAGCCAAAATAGATTTCTAATTTTTTTTGCGCTGATCGAAAATGTTTCATGATTTCGTACCTTAATAAAAAATCGATCATGATTGAAGATGAATACGAAATCAGAGGATTTTATAGACCTCATTTTTTGTCAATATTTATTAACGGCGAATTTGATGTTGATCTCGAGAAAATGTCACAAAAGGATCTAGGTACATTTGTGCATGAGTACACCCATTATTTGCAAAACATTAGCACCGTGTTTGGATTACGAAATAGTGTATACTTTTTTCGATACCTGTTTGAAGTAAAACAATTTGTACATCAAAACCAATCGATCAATATTCCTCTGAAAGAATTTGAAATTTCAAAGGCATTAGAGGAAGGGAAAGAACGCTTTGACTTTTTCCATGGGCATCCCAAAGCATTACATTTTGAGTACGAGTCTATAAATTGGCGGTTAGGTAAGGGGGTATATCAAATGGGGAGGTTCATAACACGATAAATCTAATTTATAGTAATGGCAAGCTAAACTGCAAGTTTC contains:
- a CDS encoding helix-turn-helix domain-containing protein — translated: MYSNPFDQIDHRLKSIEEVLTELNKKTSENRPVNYTVKETAEILKVSEQSIRSYINRGLLPAARIGRHYVIDKEVIDNLDSVKSLRYQRTK
- a CDS encoding helix-turn-helix domain-containing protein, whose protein sequence is MNPLEKKFVEVHKKLDELLIRKKLRDEVPAMYHLFKEKEVAEIFKVNIRTIKNWRRQGLLGHVKLTAGIYYKLPDIMFLIDQHYEPAKSFE